A single region of the Thermoanaerobacterium aotearoense genome encodes:
- a CDS encoding response regulator transcription factor, giving the protein MPRKIYLVEDERSLNLLLQKYLEREGYSVTTFFDGSTAMERINDMPDLWILDIMLPDVDGYELIKAIKEHNKSTPVIFMSARNEELDRVVGLELGSDDYLSKPFLPRELVIRTNKLMERIYGKEEGGSDDALQVGDYTLYEKQRTVYLGDNEIQLTNKEYELFCYLVKNKNIVVSRDQILNNVWGEDYFGSDRVVDDTIRRLRKKVDRLNIETVYGYGYKLVCKS; this is encoded by the coding sequence TTGCCAAGAAAAATATATCTTGTAGAGGATGAAAGAAGCCTAAACCTTCTTTTGCAGAAGTATCTTGAGAGGGAAGGCTATAGTGTCACTACCTTTTTTGATGGAAGTACGGCGATGGAGCGGATAAACGACATGCCAGATCTATGGATACTTGACATAATGCTTCCTGATGTAGATGGATATGAGCTTATAAAGGCCATAAAGGAGCACAATAAGTCTACGCCTGTCATATTTATGTCTGCAAGAAATGAGGAGCTTGACAGGGTGGTAGGATTAGAGCTTGGAAGCGACGACTACCTTTCGAAGCCTTTTTTGCCTCGTGAGCTTGTCATTAGGACAAACAAGCTTATGGAGAGGATATACGGGAAAGAAGAAGGCGGCAGCGATGATGCTTTGCAAGTGGGGGATTATACGCTTTATGAGAAGCAAAGGACTGTCTATTTAGGTGATAATGAGATACAGCTTACGAATAAAGAATATGAGCTTTTTTGCTACCTTGTAAAGAATAAAAATATTGTGGTTTCGAGAGATCAGATATTGAATAATGTCTGGGGAGAGGACTACTTCGGCTCTGACAGGGTGGTTGACGACACCATAAGAAGGCTTAGGAAAAAAGTGGATAGATTAAATATAGAGACCGTATACGGATACGGCTATAAATTGGTGTGTAAATCATGA
- a CDS encoding histidinol-phosphatase, with protein sequence MPSDYHVHIERGPYTIDWLKKFVDTALDKGLTEIGISEHGYRFDNGYAAFGSDGFRGEWIKKYNGQDIDEYVSFINEAKSMGLPVKLGIEADYIPGKERELMDFLKPYPWDYVIGSIHWIEDWGIDLDDCLDIWESCDVDSVYLEYFNMIEKMAETGIFDFIGHIDLVKIFKFRPTTAVYDKIEENIKNIAKTGIAVEVSTAGLRKPVGEIYPSKEIMSMIKKYNIPILVNSDAHTPEDVARDFDKAYNYVKSFGIDTLNYFDKRKKIPYKI encoded by the coding sequence ATGCCATCAGATTATCATGTACACATAGAAAGAGGGCCGTACACGATTGATTGGCTTAAAAAATTTGTGGATACGGCATTAGATAAAGGTCTCACAGAGATAGGCATATCAGAGCATGGATACAGATTTGATAATGGATATGCCGCATTTGGAAGCGACGGCTTTAGAGGAGAATGGATCAAAAAATACAATGGCCAAGACATTGATGAATATGTGTCTTTTATAAATGAGGCAAAATCTATGGGACTTCCTGTAAAATTAGGCATAGAAGCAGATTATATACCAGGCAAAGAAAGAGAGCTTATGGATTTCTTAAAGCCATATCCTTGGGATTATGTGATCGGCTCCATACACTGGATAGAAGACTGGGGCATAGATCTTGATGACTGCCTTGATATCTGGGAGTCATGTGATGTAGACTCTGTGTATTTGGAGTATTTTAATATGATTGAAAAGATGGCTGAAACAGGTATTTTTGACTTTATAGGTCATATTGATTTGGTGAAAATTTTCAAATTTAGGCCAACAACTGCAGTTTACGATAAAATAGAGGAAAATATTAAGAATATAGCGAAAACAGGCATAGCTGTAGAAGTCTCTACAGCAGGACTTAGAAAACCTGTTGGTGAAATATATCCATCAAAAGAGATAATGTCAATGATTAAAAAGTACAATATTCCTATTCTCGTAAACTCTGACGCCCATACGCCGGAGGATGTAGCAAGAGACTTTGACAAAGCATATAATTACGTGAAGTCATTTGGGATCGACACGCTCAACTATTTTGATAAGAGAAAGAAAATACCGTATAAGATATAG
- a CDS encoding polysaccharide deacetylase family protein, translating into MKKYMIVFSLIVIIAALGFYRYEKAENLKKCVPVLMYHNIYDGNIPPNKSGVLITPRNFEKQISYLKSNGYETITVEDLYDFMKYGKMLPKKPILITFDDGYLGNYTYAYPLFKRIGYKGVINVIVKNVPSPTNKVVTPYPHFDWIEAKEMSSSGVMEIESHTYDSHKYAKSGNHDIPMLSGPIDINGKLETMDEYRKRITDDLSKAKEEIERNLGKEVIALAYPYGVGSDTSKDVAASLGYKVIFTMEEGVNLYKGDTYAVKRITVKNTDTGEDIVKKIERYEGK; encoded by the coding sequence GTGAAGAAATACATGATCGTTTTCTCTCTTATTGTTATAATTGCCGCATTAGGTTTTTATAGATATGAGAAAGCTGAAAATCTAAAAAAGTGCGTCCCTGTCCTTATGTATCATAATATTTATGATGGAAATATCCCGCCAAATAAAAGCGGCGTCTTAATCACACCACGAAACTTTGAAAAGCAGATTTCGTACCTTAAAAGCAATGGATATGAAACTATAACTGTAGAGGACTTATATGACTTTATGAAGTACGGTAAAATGCTTCCAAAGAAACCTATACTTATCACATTTGATGATGGCTACCTTGGCAATTACACTTACGCATATCCTTTATTTAAAAGAATCGGCTATAAAGGTGTGATAAACGTCATAGTGAAGAACGTGCCATCGCCTACCAATAAAGTTGTGACTCCATATCCGCATTTTGACTGGATAGAGGCAAAGGAGATGTCTTCAAGCGGCGTGATGGAGATTGAAAGCCATACATACGATTCTCACAAGTATGCGAAAAGCGGAAATCATGATATACCTATGCTATCAGGACCTATAGATATAAATGGAAAACTCGAAACTATGGATGAATACAGAAAAAGGATAACAGATGACCTTTCAAAGGCAAAAGAAGAAATAGAAAGAAATTTAGGGAAAGAGGTCATTGCTTTGGCGTATCCTTATGGTGTAGGCAGCGATACATCTAAAGATGTGGCAGCATCATTGGGGTACAAAGTGATATTTACTATGGAAGAAGGCGTCAATTTATATAAAGGCGACACATACGCAGTGAAACGTATAACTGTGAAAAATACTGATACAGGAGAAGATATAGTGAAGAAAATAGAGAGGTATGAAGGAAAGTGA
- a CDS encoding HEPN domain-containing protein: MKENYDEYKQWLNYAEDDYKAANELLKAKLYNLVCFHSQQSIEKHLKAYLIYNGINPPRVHHLITLIRIISKFSDAFDEFIDDVKIVDMYYIPSRYPDAPIGSLPDGMPNENDAKKALEIADNIRKHIREIIR, encoded by the coding sequence ATGAAAGAAAATTATGATGAATATAAACAATGGCTTAATTATGCAGAGGATGATTATAAAGCAGCCAATGAATTATTAAAGGCAAAGTTATATAATCTTGTTTGCTTTCATTCTCAACAATCAATAGAAAAACACTTAAAAGCATATCTAATATATAACGGAATAAATCCGCCTAGGGTACATCATTTAATAACTTTAATAAGGATTATAAGCAAATTTTCAGATGCGTTTGATGAATTTATAGACGATGTAAAAATTGTTGATATGTACTATATACCGTCTAGATATCCGGATGCTCCTATAGGAAGTCTTCCTGATGGTATGCCTAATGAGAATGATGCAAAAAAAGCATTAGAGATAGCTGATAATATAAGGAAGCATATTAGAGAAATTATAAGATAA
- a CDS encoding CTP synthase — MSKYIFVTGGVVSSLGKGITAASLGRLLKSRGISVAVIKCDPYINIDPGTMSPYQHGEVFVTEDGAETDLDLGHYERFIDINLTKSSNITTGKVYWSVISKERKGDYLGATVQVIPHITNEIKDRIRRVRKEQNVDCVIVEIGGTVGDIESLPFLEAIRQIGVEEGRDNVMFIHVTLVPHLGKTGELKTKPTQHSVKELRSIGIQPDMIVCRTEFPLTDDIKEKIGMFCNVKPDAVIENIDVDSIYEVPLELDRQKVDEYVISRLNLPAGEPDLKEWRAFVEKEKNLKKEVEIALVGKYVELHDAYISVVESLRHAGIYNDANVKIRWVNSENVNDDTVDELLRGAKGILVPGGFGDRGVEGKIRAAQYARENKIPYLGLCLGMQCAVIEFARNVAGLKNAHSTEFNGATPYPVIDLMPEQKDIDEKGGTMRLGVYPCKLKEGTKAYEAYKDELIYERHRHRYEFNNEYRELLTSKGLVLSGLSPDDRLVEIIEVKDHPYFVASQFHPEFKSRPLRPHPLFRDFIAAALSMK; from the coding sequence ATGTCGAAGTATATATTTGTGACGGGCGGTGTTGTATCATCATTAGGCAAAGGAATAACAGCAGCATCATTAGGTAGACTGTTAAAAAGCCGTGGCATTAGCGTGGCGGTGATAAAATGCGATCCGTATATAAACATAGATCCGGGGACAATGAGCCCCTACCAGCATGGGGAAGTATTCGTCACAGAAGACGGTGCAGAGACGGACTTGGATCTTGGCCATTATGAAAGATTTATAGACATAAACCTTACAAAAAGCAGCAATATAACTACAGGTAAAGTGTACTGGTCTGTCATATCAAAGGAAAGAAAAGGCGATTATTTAGGTGCGACGGTTCAGGTAATACCCCACATTACAAATGAGATAAAAGACAGGATAAGGCGGGTAAGGAAAGAACAAAATGTGGATTGTGTCATCGTGGAGATAGGAGGTACTGTAGGCGACATAGAAAGCTTGCCGTTTTTGGAGGCTATAAGGCAGATAGGCGTCGAAGAAGGAAGAGACAATGTCATGTTCATACATGTCACACTTGTACCGCATCTCGGCAAGACTGGTGAGCTTAAGACGAAGCCTACACAGCACAGCGTGAAAGAATTGAGATCTATTGGCATACAGCCTGACATGATCGTTTGCAGGACAGAATTCCCTCTGACAGATGATATAAAAGAAAAGATAGGCATGTTTTGCAATGTAAAACCAGATGCCGTCATCGAAAATATCGATGTAGACTCCATCTATGAAGTCCCACTGGAGCTTGACAGGCAGAAAGTAGATGAGTACGTCATAAGTAGGCTTAATCTGCCAGCAGGAGAGCCTGATCTTAAAGAATGGAGAGCATTTGTAGAAAAAGAGAAAAATCTGAAAAAAGAAGTAGAGATAGCTTTAGTCGGCAAATACGTTGAGCTGCACGACGCGTATATAAGCGTTGTGGAGTCGTTAAGACATGCTGGCATATACAATGACGCCAATGTAAAGATAAGGTGGGTAAACTCTGAAAATGTAAATGACGATACTGTTGACGAGCTTTTAAGAGGTGCGAAAGGCATTTTGGTGCCTGGAGGATTTGGCGATAGAGGTGTAGAAGGGAAAATAAGGGCTGCCCAATACGCCAGAGAAAACAAGATACCGTACTTAGGGCTGTGTTTAGGAATGCAGTGTGCAGTGATAGAGTTTGCAAGAAATGTAGCTGGGCTTAAAAATGCCCATTCTACGGAGTTTAATGGCGCTACACCATACCCTGTCATAGATCTTATGCCTGAGCAGAAGGACATAGATGAAAAAGGCGGCACAATGAGGCTTGGGGTATATCCATGCAAGTTAAAAGAAGGTACAAAGGCTTATGAAGCTTACAAAGACGAGCTCATATATGAGCGCCACAGGCACAGGTACGAGTTTAACAACGAATATAGAGAGCTTCTCACGTCAAAAGGACTTGTATTGTCAGGATTGTCGCCAGATGATAGACTTGTAGAGATAATAGAGGTGAAAGATCATCCATACTTTGTTGCATCGCAATTTCATCCAGAATTTAAATCAAGGCCGCTAAGACCACATCCGCTATTTAGGGATTTCATAGCTGCAGCATTATCGATGAAATAA
- a CDS encoding DUF4127 family protein, giving the protein MKKFFAFIIVVMMTIIMASIDTSYKDNLKYVSKDKIVFVPLDTRPVSLQNVDILAKAGGKELLVPPMDALDDYKKKSNQDMIYDWLKGAVERPDISAVIISTNQFISGGLIASRSYINDINYKESLERLKQIMDLANGKRIVLISIMPQVSSVLYQQDTIYVQNRANIDYYKQVKKAISENDTKTLERLKLSMPSYLFNCMAVIASEALINEQMASDLKPNVTLTIGLDDTTMKSMLKYSYDDLKSSIKGHKNVYMLHGADEISMMTVAKILNEENGLKPSYKIVYEESGDENNYLLFEGGTVKEITEEKIGYIGGETSQDAKNIIYIHMHKNYKTGIKNVVSKYKISGQNFGVADVAKTNGGDKDLVDEILKDKLITSVDAYSGWNTPSNTIGTVVSELSIKSYIDTKKDKNALEDMQKYYYAFTFIRYADDYIYQSIVRDEMQNWAKTNGLNPDNLTNKNEADDVLKEKMKPYLDTLMSVYADCGIKIKGADVEYPWNRMFEIKIAPILD; this is encoded by the coding sequence ATGAAGAAATTTTTTGCATTCATAATTGTAGTCATGATGACAATAATCATGGCTTCCATTGACACATCATATAAAGACAATCTGAAATATGTGTCAAAAGACAAGATAGTTTTTGTTCCTCTTGACACGAGGCCTGTATCCCTTCAAAACGTAGATATATTGGCAAAGGCAGGAGGAAAAGAGCTATTAGTGCCTCCCATGGATGCACTTGATGATTACAAGAAAAAAAGCAATCAAGATATGATTTATGATTGGCTTAAAGGAGCTGTCGAAAGGCCTGACATAAGCGCTGTCATCATATCCACCAATCAATTTATATCAGGTGGGCTTATAGCATCACGAAGTTACATAAATGATATTAATTACAAAGAAAGCCTTGAAAGATTAAAGCAAATAATGGACTTGGCAAATGGCAAAAGGATTGTATTAATATCTATAATGCCGCAGGTATCTTCAGTTCTTTATCAGCAGGACACAATATACGTTCAAAATAGGGCTAATATAGATTATTACAAGCAAGTAAAGAAAGCCATATCAGAGAACGATACAAAGACGCTTGAGAGATTGAAATTAAGTATGCCTTCTTATTTATTTAACTGTATGGCTGTGATAGCCTCAGAAGCTCTTATAAACGAGCAAATGGCATCAGATTTAAAGCCAAATGTTACTCTGACCATCGGCCTTGACGATACCACCATGAAAAGCATGCTTAAATACTCCTATGATGATCTAAAAAGTTCCATAAAAGGCCATAAAAATGTCTATATGCTTCATGGTGCAGACGAAATAAGCATGATGACAGTGGCGAAGATACTAAATGAAGAAAATGGTTTAAAACCATCTTATAAGATAGTGTACGAGGAAAGTGGCGATGAAAATAATTATCTGCTTTTTGAAGGTGGGACAGTGAAAGAGATAACAGAGGAGAAGATAGGCTACATAGGAGGAGAGACATCACAAGATGCAAAAAATATCATCTACATTCACATGCACAAAAATTACAAAACAGGAATAAAAAATGTAGTAAGCAAATATAAAATTAGTGGACAAAATTTTGGCGTGGCAGATGTGGCCAAGACAAACGGAGGTGATAAAGATCTTGTAGATGAGATACTTAAAGATAAGCTTATTACCAGTGTCGATGCGTATTCCGGGTGGAATACACCCAGCAACACTATAGGGACAGTAGTATCAGAGCTGAGCATAAAATCATATATTGATACGAAAAAAGATAAAAATGCTTTAGAAGATATGCAAAAATACTACTATGCATTTACTTTCATAAGGTATGCTGATGACTACATATACCAGAGCATAGTGAGAGATGAGATGCAAAACTGGGCAAAAACAAATGGACTAAACCCAGACAATTTGACAAACAAAAATGAAGCAGATGATGTGCTAAAAGAAAAGATGAAGCCGTATCTCGATACGCTTATGTCCGTATACGCCGATTGCGGCATCAAAATAAAAGGTGCAGATGTAGAATATCCATGGAACAGGATGTTCGAAATTAAAATTGCACCAATTTTGGACTGA
- the mntA gene encoding type VII toxin-antitoxin system MntA family adenylyltransferase antitoxin: protein MLVDYVKENPDILALYIFGSYGTEYQNENSDIDFAVLYERMPSLNDELSLEVKFSEILGTDDIDLINLNKASLEFKHKVIYTGDLLYCRDYLKLADFKENVFKFYGDYGITMKFFYDDYLKGLNEIKIKERD from the coding sequence TTGCTTGTAGATTATGTAAAAGAAAATCCTGATATATTAGCTTTGTATATCTTTGGATCGTATGGGACGGAATATCAAAATGAAAATAGTGACATTGATTTTGCTGTTTTATATGAACGTATGCCAAGCCTTAATGATGAGCTTTCATTAGAAGTAAAATTTTCAGAAATATTAGGCACAGATGATATAGATTTAATAAATCTAAATAAAGCATCTCTTGAGTTTAAACATAAGGTAATTTATACGGGAGATCTATTGTATTGCAGAGATTATTTAAAATTAGCCGATTTTAAAGAAAATGTTTTTAAATTTTACGGTGATTATGGAATAACAATGAAATTTTTTTACGACGATTATTTGAAAGGACTGAATGAAATAAAAATCAAGGAGAGAGATTGA
- a CDS encoding acyltransferase, producing MTKSRIDEIDILKGIAIIAVLMIHTTSNAVVQLNKSSLSYIIFAVINRLSQFAVPAFIFASAMLLMYNYGDGCDWRLFYKKRLKNVLLPYAVWTIIYGAYLHIAHHVPLRSILTIKNILFGGMFYHLYFIVLIAQLYVLFPVLLYIYRLINKNTQTIVLSIIILQTMSVLLFKYVISRYYQNSSLLFITYISFIIAGMYIGENMHKLGEHYSKKLLNSFLVAVLFGYLFVDISLRAFANKHIDSNLYNIYYYAFALLASLFFLTLSTKILNYHALSGLLANTGKLSFGIYLSHPLFLDVANHFLNTGNQYLYDIYIIITFILIYAVSYLFAMIIKKQKIVGVAVVGK from the coding sequence ATGACAAAATCACGCATAGACGAGATCGATATACTGAAAGGCATAGCTATAATAGCGGTTTTGATGATACATACTACTTCAAATGCGGTTGTTCAGTTAAACAAATCATCTTTATCTTATATCATATTTGCTGTGATAAATAGGCTTTCACAGTTTGCAGTGCCAGCATTTATATTCGCATCAGCTATGCTTCTTATGTACAATTATGGCGATGGGTGCGATTGGAGGCTGTTTTACAAAAAGCGGCTTAAAAACGTATTGCTGCCGTATGCTGTCTGGACAATAATATACGGTGCATATTTGCACATAGCGCATCATGTGCCGTTGAGATCGATATTGACAATTAAAAACATCCTGTTTGGTGGCATGTTTTACCATCTCTATTTTATAGTCTTAATAGCACAGCTGTATGTTTTGTTTCCTGTACTGCTTTATATTTATAGACTCATAAATAAAAATACACAAACGATTGTGTTATCTATTATAATACTTCAAACAATGAGTGTATTGCTATTCAAATACGTCATAAGTAGATATTACCAAAATTCCAGTCTTCTTTTTATAACGTACATATCGTTTATAATTGCAGGCATGTATATTGGCGAAAACATGCATAAGTTAGGAGAACATTACAGCAAAAAATTGCTTAATTCGTTCCTTGTCGCGGTTTTATTTGGCTATCTTTTTGTTGATATATCACTTAGGGCATTTGCAAATAAGCATATAGATTCTAATTTGTACAATATTTACTATTATGCATTTGCACTTTTAGCGTCGCTGTTCTTTTTAACTTTGTCGACGAAGATATTGAATTACCATGCTTTAAGCGGTTTATTGGCAAATACAGGCAAGCTTTCATTTGGCATATATCTGTCACATCCGCTCTTTTTAGATGTGGCAAATCACTTTTTAAATACAGGCAATCAATATCTCTACGATATATACATAATAATCACATTTATACTAATTTACGCAGTATCTTATCTTTTTGCAATGATTATTAAAAAACAAAAAATTGTTGGCGTGGCTGTCGTCGGCAAATGA
- a CDS encoding nucleotidyltransferase domain-containing protein has protein sequence MQAVELIDYSLEKELKIIVDTIVEKCNPEKIILFGSMANGKSTVWSDIDLVVIMSTDLRYIDRLLYVSKAIKSDVPIDFFVYTPEEERRFIETNNLFYTKEIIEKGKVLYERKL, from the coding sequence ATGCAAGCTGTGGAGTTAATTGATTATTCACTGGAAAAGGAATTGAAAATTATAGTTGATACAATTGTAGAAAAGTGCAATCCTGAAAAAATAATTTTATTTGGTTCGATGGCCAATGGAAAGTCAACTGTCTGGAGTGATATAGATTTAGTGGTTATAATGAGCACAGATTTGAGATATATAGATAGGTTATTATATGTTTCTAAAGCCATAAAATCTGATGTACCTATTGATTTTTTTGTATATACGCCTGAGGAAGAAAGACGCTTTATAGAGACTAATAATTTATTCTACACGAAAGAAATAATTGAGAAAGGTAAAGTCTTATATGAAAGAAAATTATGA
- a CDS encoding S-layer homology domain-containing protein, whose translation MKNLKKLIAVVLTFTLVFSAMAVGFAGTFSDVSSSAPYASAVARLQSLGLVSGMPDGTFQPDGVVTRAQMIAFVNAAEGLQQAAKVSAGPTKFSDVPANFWAAGDINVADPSGYPDGTFRPNNPVTYTEALAMILRALGYTQDYSWPYGVISKATSVGITKGVVLSAGTTITRGEMAMLINNALDLDINTYVNGAESDTGKTLLSRVGNSTTYYVYATHDVDSSVTTGYVKVVPVTETNGLYQMTYNNGNLVYTLIPTGSVNFNNYLGQIVTVNEDTNGNPLAATPVTTDIKTFTATTNSEVSFNATTQKYSFYDASVSVDNIPVVVDGVLTTMADVYKSQVVDNGSKITLIDPTNVSGYGYAVITDATGNAQSLLVNNNVTSSSSYIDNRFAINDSNGNPYPVVGAVSKATDIKAGDVVYQVSIPVDNQDVTNGTATVLYVVRQSVTGTISQVSVSGSTTTVTINGTNYTVGSAIPGSTGVSVSAGSTGTAIVGKNNTIVQWSGTSTATNYAVVQYGNTFTPYNTSVSLALPDGTSKVFNVVYSDIPSTVVANVYAGDVVTYSLDSNGNISNLAEITVNSVPSTGVLTDKTDNLIKINGTPYYVSSSTVFYNYDPTDKTLTPVNWSDVADSSHPAIYAYSLSSSSYGTLSLVIFNNVASLTSTTTPVDYVTGINEVVTSSTSYISLNVIENGVSKTYNAPAGTLNLGDIAVNSNGTIATGATNAAYQLTINASGNVIGATLLSKADTTAKTVYAEGTTVYFNYQNNSIYTSAGFMPLDNNVVVINAVNGANTVVGLGSIVQDTVTKDANGNITGLNGVTGSSVVDVYTNPSTGKAVLIIIRGTK comes from the coding sequence ATGAAGAACCTTAAAAAGTTAATAGCAGTGGTTCTCACGTTCACATTGGTGTTCAGTGCAATGGCAGTAGGCTTTGCAGGGACATTCTCCGATGTGAGCAGTAGTGCACCGTATGCGAGTGCAGTTGCTCGTCTGCAATCGTTGGGTTTAGTATCTGGTATGCCAGATGGTACATTCCAACCCGACGGTGTTGTGACAAGAGCACAGATGATCGCTTTTGTTAATGCAGCAGAAGGTTTGCAACAAGCTGCAAAAGTATCAGCTGGTCCTACAAAGTTCAGCGATGTTCCAGCAAATTTCTGGGCAGCAGGTGATATAAACGTTGCTGATCCAAGTGGTTATCCAGATGGTACATTTAGACCAAATAATCCTGTAACATATACAGAAGCTCTTGCAATGATCTTAAGAGCATTAGGTTATACACAAGATTATTCATGGCCATATGGCGTTATATCTAAAGCTACAAGTGTAGGTATAACAAAGGGTGTTGTTTTATCTGCTGGCACAACAATAACACGTGGCGAAATGGCTATGTTAATAAACAATGCATTAGATCTTGACATTAACACATATGTCAACGGTGCAGAAAGCGACACAGGCAAAACATTGTTAAGCAGAGTTGGAAATTCAACAACATACTATGTATATGCAACACATGATGTTGATAGCAGTGTAACTACAGGCTATGTAAAAGTAGTACCAGTTACAGAAACTAATGGCTTATATCAGATGACTTATAATAATGGCAATTTAGTTTATACATTGATTCCTACAGGTTCTGTAAACTTCAACAATTATCTTGGACAGATAGTTACAGTTAATGAAGATACAAATGGCAATCCATTAGCTGCAACGCCTGTTACAACAGATATAAAGACATTTACAGCTACAACAAATAGTGAAGTTTCATTTAATGCTACTACTCAAAAATATTCATTCTATGATGCTTCGGTATCTGTTGATAATATCCCAGTTGTGGTTGATGGTGTATTGACAACAATGGCAGATGTTTATAAGAGCCAAGTGGTTGACAATGGTTCAAAGATTACATTAATTGATCCAACTAATGTATCTGGTTATGGATATGCTGTTATAACTGACGCAACAGGAAATGCTCAAAGTTTGTTAGTAAATAACAATGTGACATCTTCGTCTAGTTATATAGACAATAGATTTGCAATAAATGACAGTAATGGCAATCCATATCCTGTAGTAGGTGCAGTATCAAAAGCTACAGATATTAAAGCTGGAGATGTAGTATATCAAGTAAGTATTCCAGTTGACAATCAGGATGTGACTAATGGAACAGCAACAGTATTGTATGTTGTAAGGCAGTCTGTAACTGGTACAATATCACAAGTATCAGTAAGTGGTTCTACAACAACTGTTACAATTAATGGTACTAATTACACAGTTGGTTCAGCGATACCTGGTAGTACAGGAGTATCAGTAAGCGCTGGTTCAACAGGTACTGCTATAGTAGGTAAAAATAATACTATAGTTCAATGGAGTGGTACATCAACTGCTACAAATTATGCTGTAGTACAATATGGTAATACTTTTACTCCATATAATACGTCAGTTTCATTGGCGTTGCCAGATGGTACAAGTAAAGTATTTAATGTAGTATATAGTGATATTCCATCAACTGTAGTTGCTAATGTATATGCTGGAGATGTAGTCACATATTCACTTGATTCAAATGGCAATATTAGCAATTTAGCTGAAATTACAGTTAATTCAGTACCAAGTACAGGTGTTTTGACAGACAAAACGGATAATCTTATTAAGATAAATGGAACACCATACTATGTAAGTTCTTCAACGGTTTTCTATAACTATGATCCTACTGACAAGACATTGACACCAGTCAACTGGTCAGATGTAGCTGACAGTTCACATCCAGCTATATATGCTTATTCATTATCAAGCAGTAGTTATGGAACATTGAGCTTAGTGATATTTAATAATGTAGCAAGCTTAACAAGTACAACAACTCCTGTTGATTATGTAACAGGTATAAATGAAGTTGTAACATCGTCAACTTCATACATTTCATTAAATGTAATTGAGAACGGCGTATCAAAGACATATAATGCACCAGCAGGCACATTAAATCTTGGCGATATTGCAGTTAATAGTAATGGCACAATAGCAACAGGTGCTACAAATGCAGCATATCAATTAACAATTAATGCTTCGGGTAATGTAATTGGTGCAACATTATTAAGTAAAGCTGATACAACTGCAAAGACTGTATATGCTGAGGGTACTACAGTATACTTCAATTATCAAAATAATAGTATATACACAAGTGCTGGTTTTATGCCACTTGATAACAATGTAGTTGTTATAAATGCTGTAAATGGTGCTAATACAGTAGTTGGTCTTGGTAGCATAGTTCAAGATACTGTAACAAAAGATGCAAACGGCAATATTACAGGCTTGAATGGTGTTACGGGTAGTTCAGTAGTTGATGTATATACAAATCCATCAACGGGCAAAGCTGTGCTGATTATAATAAGAGGCACAAAATAA